TGGTGACTCTCGCAACTCGCTTTGGTAACGGTGAGGCATCCAGTATACCACTGAAGTCGCCAGTCGTAGATATCGCATAAGCggcgccgtcatcttcttgagTCTTATCCGCGTTGAAATCAGTTCTTGGTGCTGCAAATCCACCTTCGATAGTGGTAAGTCTCCGTGGCGATTGAATGCGATGAATGCGGATATGCCAGTCGGGGTATGGAATGAGCCAAGTTTCGACCACAACGTCGGACCACGGACGCCACGATGAGTAGATCTTGCTTCCCGCCATCCTAGCAGTTTCACAATGTTCTCGAACTCTATAGTGTATGCCATCGTCGCTCAGTGCAATCATGCTATCGAAGGCACCGACGTCAAATGCTCGACTATCGCTCTCCACGGAGAAGCCGTACCGAGTTGAATAGGCGAACTTAAGATATTTCTCTGGTACAAAGCGCATCGCCTTATTTGAATCCGGCCCAGAGTTAAGCATAATCGTATGACCCGGCGTATGCATGAAAGTAAGACCTGGTACTGGAAATGCAGCTACTGAGGGACGTTGAGGCATGGGAAGCTCCTCCGCCGTCCAGAATGGGTGATCTGCCGGCAGGCTCAATGGACTAAAAGCTTTCATGGCCCAGTATGGTGAACCAGTCGATAGATATCGCTCCGCCATGAATGGGTTTGGGTACGCATAACCAAGCGTCAAGATACCATCGCGTCGAGAGATGGGCTGGGCTGCCCACCATCGAAGATTGCGTAGATATATGCCCTTGATGACACCCCAAGGCAATGCCTCGACACCAGCCACTGCCAGGTATCCCCAGTAAGCGGCAACACATTGTCTATATGACAAGCTCCGGCCGTAGGGAATGTTTGAGCCTGAATCTGCAAACCAATGCATGAAGACAGGAGCAAATTCTCGCGCCCTCTCCTTGAACCGGTCGCCACGGGCCTTGTCTGACGGCCGATGGACGGCATAAAATAATCCGTAGTAGTGCATTGCAAAGGGATTATAATAATCAATACGACGTGTAtcgccttcgtcttctccgtcGCGATACCATCCATCTGATATGTAGAGACTCTCCATGTCGTCCAAGTACTCATTTGTTCCAGCAGTATCAACTTCGACACCGACACTCTCCAGGGCAAGATCGACCATTATTCGGAAATATTTATGGTTATTTGATCCATGCTCTCCATTGCGGCTCGACAGTAACCATTTACTAACATTGCTCTTCACTGTATCATCGAGTGGCTTCCAATACTGATCGGGAGCGAGCAAGATGGCATATGCGAGTGCAGCTGCCTCCACATGTctttgatccattgatggtACAGGTCCCCAATACTCTGGATGCTGCGGATCTGTGCCATTCTTGAGTCCCTCTCTGTACCTGTCCCAATGATCAAACTTTCCTCCGCCAGCAACCAACGGCGCAATTCCGAATAACGGTCTGGCGTAACCCTCCAAGTCGCATGCTGCGCGGTCCCATGTAGACGTGGACGCATCGATTTGAACACGAGCATTTCCTTCAGAGAAAGCAGGCAACAAAGGTTCAAATAGTGAAATAACTGCCTTCGCAACATCATCTCTCGTTTTAAATGGGTTCCCATGAAGGGGATTGAATCTGGAATCTCCGTTTACAAGAGCTGCCATGATGTGTGTTGATTGGTTCGAGAGTTGTCACACGTAATTGCTGCCAAAATTGGACTGGAGGTTCGTTCGAGGGTGTCTCGCGAAGTAGTTCATAAGCCGCCTAGAGAGAGACACCTGCCATTTTTACTCATGGCGATATTCAGAGAACGATATCATCAAGGACCTTGTAGTATGCCGCTAGCATGAGGCCGATGCCCATTTACCCCGGGACTAAGTAGACCATGCTAGCTGGATGACACCACCATCGGCGCGTCGGGCCAAGTGTCGGAGAACAAATCCGGAGCGGAAAGCCGGAGTAATCGAGCGCGAAGATACATCAAACAAGCAACATGGGCGATTAACGCAATGACCATGGCCTTTGCAGCTTATCCACGGTGTTTTGACCGAGAAGAGATGGGTCTAGGTGTCCACCACAAATTGTTCTCGAATACATACATGTCAAAGAGGGACTGGATATTCCGAACTTAAACTTCTCCTGGATTAGATAGACCTGCTCCTGACTTTCTCATAATTTGTACTTTGGAATAGTTGAGAATCGGCATTATAGGTGGCAAaaatggcttcatcaacagACTCTTCACGAGGAAGCCCGCGAGAAGGGCTGTCTCGTCACGATAGTCAAGACAGCCTACCCACATCACCCTCTGTATTGTCGATGGATGATTCGAAATCGCACATTAGCAAGATATTATCTCCTAATCATTTAGCAACTCGACTTGCTGGACTGTATTCCGAAGCCATCGGTGCAAAATTGTGGAAAGTCGCATCGGAGCGCTTGGAAGACGGTGTAAGCTATTCGCATAATTTCTCTAGTGCTCTCAATATGGAATTGGGAAAAGAAGTTCTAACATCGTGAGTAGAAAGCGCCTGCTGAATACCCTGAATGGGCGCCTGAAGACGGCGAGACACCAGGGCTGTACAACACTAAAGAAGTCAATTTCTGGACGTGCGGCTTCTTCCCGGGAAATCTGTACTGCATCCTAGAGAGATGTGTCAGGTATCCCATGTATCAGCCATTACCGGGAGTAGACCGCTCTGCTTTTCATGCTGAGTTGCTCAAGCTGTGTCGGGCTTGGTCCGCTCCTCTCCACCAGATGGCCAAGAGAACTAATACCCACgaccttggcttcatcaccCAACCTGCTTTGCGGCAGGATTGGGAGTTGACGGGAAACTATGAGAGTCTTGCTTCTGTGGTAACGGCCGCTAGGAACTTGGCATCTCGCTACGATGAGAGAATGAAAGCTGTCAGAAGTTGGGACAAATCTATCAGCAAGAGGTACAACATCACTGACAAGGAGACTAATTTCCTTGTGATTGTGGACAGCATGTGCAGTAAGTCAAGCGTAATAAGATGGGAAATTCATTACAGGTCTaactggaagaagacatggaTCTTTTATTCTACGCAGGACATCAAACGTCGGACCAGCGTCTTATTGACATTGCGACAAACCATGCCCATTTTGTTCGAAAGAATTTGATCCGAGAGGACGACTCAACATGGCATGTAGTCAATATCGATCCTCGTGATGGATCTCTGAAAACAAAGCACACTCACCAGGGCTACAGTGACGATTCAACCTGGTCAAGGTAGGACTCATATATATAACTACTGGGACTATGCTAACGGATCCCTCAATAGAGGTCAAGCATGGACAATTCTAGGCTTTACACAGACTTACATCTGGACCAAGGACCAAGTTTTCCTAGAAACCGCCATTCGCCTGTCTGAACATTTTCTCGAGCGCCTGCGGGGCGCAAAGCACAAGTATCCTTATGTGCCTTTATGGGACTTTGATGCGcctgttggtgatgagccATTGCGCGACTCTTCTGCGGGCATGATTGCTGCCAACGGTCTTTTGCTCTTACATCAGATCCTGGGAGACAGATCAAAATACCTAGACGACGCGTTACGCATCGCAAGGGAGACGATAGACATGTGTCAAGCAACTGAACCAGCGCGACTGGTCGCCGATGCGGAATCTAACATTAGAGCGGAGGGAGTTACTTTTGAttgcatcttgaagcatGCCACAGCGAACAATAACGAATACGCGCTTGTGAGATACAGTGACCACGGTTTGGTATACGCTGACTATTACTTTCTGGAGTTTGGCAACAAGCTATTAAGAATGGGTATGGTGTAAACGGAACAAGCCTCATTTCTATCTCTGGAGCAATAATAGAGTCTTCATCTAGTTGTATTGGGGAAGAATGTGGATGGAATTTAATGTATCTGCGATCGTGAGTACTAGAGATGGCTTTGAGGGGGATAGATGATGCTGTTTAATCTGCCTTCAATGTTCTTTGGTGGACATAGAGATATTGTTGGAAACTCACGCCTTTTCAAGATTAAGCAAATATTGCCAACCTTTTCAAGTTGTTATCGCCTGGTACATTAATAGACACCCCGTTCTCTAACCATCTCTGTTGTTGCTACTTTGTCCTACTATCGCTACCTTTTTCTACTATCGCTACTTTCTTCGACTGGGAACTTAAACTCCAATTGAATCGAGACGGGCGCGTGTAAATTGGTTTAATGGCTGATGGAAGGAGTGTATGCTCTTGCAAAGTTTATACCGGAACTCCCTGCGCCTCGCATACTATACAGCTACTCGCAcccaagaagatcaagttCGAAATGTATGCCACATACGACATTGGCACAATTAAGGCACGGAGACAGGTGGCGGGAGTGGACGACAATTTCGTCTTGGAACTGCATGACGCCCTGTGTGAGTTGCAAGATAGCGTGCGTAGACAGTGGAAATTTGTTCACAATGGGAAAGCCCTGATGGTGAACCAACAAGAAATAGCCTCAGGCGGCTGGTTAGCTCTGTCAGAAAGGCACTCTTGTGGTTATGTACTAACCCCGTTCATGGACTTGTTTAATTCGCTGTTACTACTATTACACTGGCATGGGACCATGCTTGGCCAATCTCAAGTTTCAGATCCAACACGGAAAGTTAGCCCATACCAGTGGTACCTAAGTTGGTATATGAGGGTCAAAACAATTCTTCAAcctctttcttcaacaaTCTCTGACTTCGACAACTTGCCCTGTTGCCCTGGTCCGAGTGGAAGCTAATACTAGTCGCATTTGTGCCTAGTGTAGTCTGTAGCGAGGCGTGGAGTTTCCCAATTTCCCCCCGCTGATAGCTGGGTGTTATGGGGTTGTATGGAGTACTTGAAGACTCATTTGAAGCGGGGGACGACTTGCCCTTGGCGTCTGTGatgccaagagaaaaaagggggaaataAGTCCTCTTGCTAATCTTTGTAGTCTCCTGCTCTTTGAGGCATATTGCAGTAGTCACCCCCAAAATGACCCAGCAACTTGAACTACTTGTATAGTTATCTACTCCATAGTATTTTGGTGTACTCACAAGTTTGTGTCCCTTCGTAATCGGATAATAAGTCGCATCTAAGTTTTAAGTGGCCAGTGCATAAGGCTGGACGAGTAATACGagacaggtacaggtacgacATTCCATCTTGCTCAGAGATTATTAGCAGCCACGCTTCCGATATTGGGAACACAATTTGGCCCACTGGATCATTACCCTACCCTAGCCCGGCTAATGTGTCTTGGATCTCTGAAGAACAGGGCTAACGATGTCAACTGCGCTGGTGCAACCCGCTCAAATATCCTAGCGTGAAGACGCCACAGCCCACTCCCCTCGCTACCGGAGATTTTGTTGATTTAGGTAGTACTGGTGAAACAGAAGAGGTTCACGCGACCGATTGCGCTCAAGGGCTGTGAACTATGTAGCGGTATGTAGCAGTGGCGGTATTGTCTCAGACACAGAGTATGGATAACAGATGCTGAAAGAATATATTGTAGTGAAGCACGTACGCCAATTATTCATTAATTCCCCAATCAAAGTCTCTCCGACATTATGGtacaagaacaagatgaaaagagaaacaagcaaaaacCAGCCACTTGTGGCCGTA
Above is a genomic segment from Trichoderma breve strain T069 chromosome 6, whole genome shotgun sequence containing:
- a CDS encoding glycosyl hydrolase family 88 domain-containing protein; protein product: MASSTDSSRGSPREGLSRHDSQDSLPTSPSVLSMDDSKSHISKILSPNHLATRLAGLYSEAIGAKLWKVASERLEDGKAPAEYPEWAPEDGETPGLYNTKEVNFWTCGFFPGNLYCILERCVRYPMYQPLPGVDRSAFHAELLKLCRAWSAPLHQMAKRTNTHDLGFITQPALRQDWELTGNYESLASVVTAARNLASRYDERMKAVRSWDKSISKRYNITDKETNFLVIVDSMCNMDLLFYAGHQTSDQRLIDIATNHAHFVRKNLIREDDSTWHVVNIDPRDGSLKTKHTHQGYSDDSTWSRGQAWTILGFTQTYIWTKDQVFLETAIRLSEHFLERLRGAKHKYPYVPLWDFDAPVGDEPLRDSSAGMIAANGLLLLHQILGDRSKYLDDALRIARETIDMCQATEPARLVADAESNIRAEGVTFDCILKHATANNNEYALVRYSDHGLVYADYYFLEFGNKLLRMGMV